The following are encoded in a window of Fibrobacter sp. UWP2 genomic DNA:
- a CDS encoding ComF family protein, protein MECLGCGSTSEVLDPWLCPACRQALANESKETRFPNDDVVCLFPMRTLSRRLVHALKYKSIPGVASYLVRRSSLCNRGLASQFLAQFPEPYFFVPVPLHRARYRERGYNQAEKIAAALAWAVHGRVCKWLYRKTFHVSQTKLSREEREWNVAGAFGTMLPEKMPTRGTVFIVDDVFTTGATTGACMAAFGKDFPLNVKICTLLYEEPATAVMDFVADNSVEWNP, encoded by the coding sequence ATGGAATGCTTGGGGTGCGGTTCCACGTCTGAGGTCCTGGACCCGTGGCTGTGCCCTGCCTGCAGGCAGGCCTTGGCAAACGAATCCAAGGAGACGCGCTTCCCTAACGACGATGTGGTTTGCCTATTCCCGATGCGTACGTTGTCGCGGAGGCTCGTCCATGCGCTCAAGTACAAGAGCATCCCCGGCGTGGCCTCGTACCTGGTGCGCCGTTCTTCATTGTGCAACCGGGGCTTGGCGTCCCAGTTCTTGGCGCAGTTCCCGGAGCCGTATTTTTTTGTCCCTGTTCCGCTCCATAGGGCGAGGTACAGGGAGCGGGGGTATAACCAGGCCGAAAAAATCGCAGCCGCACTGGCGTGGGCGGTTCACGGGCGTGTTTGCAAGTGGCTTTACCGCAAAACATTCCATGTGTCGCAAACGAAACTCTCTAGGGAAGAGCGGGAATGGAATGTGGCAGGGGCCTTTGGAACTATGCTTCCCGAAAAAATGCCGACGAGGGGGACTGTTTTTATTGTGGACGATGTTTTTACCACGGGGGCGACAACGGGAGCCTGTATGGCGGCGTTTGGGAAGGACTTCCCGTTGAACGTCAAAATATGCACGTTGCTTTACGAGGAACCCGCCACGGCGGTAATGGATTTTGTTGCCGACAACTCGGTGGAATGGAATCCGTAG
- a CDS encoding HD-GYP domain-containing protein produces MESMNDANIVKAIASGESSDSERILGLLFSYMPKIAAERKMDNLLVLMADLGRLLVQADRCSLWLIDSEKNELWTKVAHGVSELRIPLNAGFVGYAAKTGEALLIDDAYKDDRFDRRSDEKTHYRTTSVMAVPLMNGAGQVIGVYQAINKQGETPVFSRQDLERLALTAVYSAKTIESARLTAELEASKVELEATQEELIHILGDVSESRSRETGDHIQRVAEISYKLALYYGLSEEEAERIRLAAPMHDLGKVSIPDAILNKPGRFTDDEFAIMKSHAINGEMVLMKSKRDLLRFAATLAGSHHERWDGKGYPRGLRGEEIPLAGRICAVADVLDALSSPRCYKPAWPEEKVREEFIRQRGGQFQPELIDVLVEHWDDVFGCFRKARAEMEAAQAAAAAAQAADQNRAG; encoded by the coding sequence ATGGAATCAATGAATGACGCCAATATTGTGAAAGCCATTGCCTCGGGAGAGTCCTCGGATTCCGAGAGAATTCTTGGTTTGCTTTTCTCTTATATGCCCAAGATTGCGGCTGAACGCAAGATGGACAACCTCTTGGTGCTTATGGCTGACCTTGGCCGCTTGCTGGTGCAGGCGGATCGCTGCTCCTTGTGGCTCATTGATTCCGAGAAGAACGAGCTGTGGACCAAGGTTGCGCACGGCGTGAGTGAATTGCGTATCCCGCTTAATGCCGGTTTTGTTGGCTATGCCGCCAAAACGGGCGAGGCGTTGTTGATTGACGATGCGTACAAGGATGACCGTTTTGATCGCCGCAGCGACGAGAAAACTCATTACCGCACCACTTCGGTGATGGCGGTGCCCTTGATGAACGGCGCGGGTCAGGTGATTGGTGTTTACCAGGCCATCAACAAGCAGGGGGAGACGCCTGTTTTCTCCCGCCAGGATTTGGAACGCTTGGCGCTCACTGCTGTGTATTCTGCCAAGACAATCGAGTCGGCGCGCTTGACTGCGGAACTGGAAGCGTCCAAGGTCGAACTCGAGGCGACTCAAGAAGAACTAATCCATATCTTGGGCGATGTCTCTGAATCCAGGAGCCGCGAGACCGGCGACCACATTCAGCGCGTGGCCGAAATTTCTTACAAGCTGGCTCTCTACTACGGACTTTCCGAAGAAGAGGCGGAACGCATTCGCTTGGCGGCGCCCATGCACGACCTGGGCAAGGTCAGCATCCCCGACGCCATCTTGAACAAGCCGGGACGCTTTACCGACGATGAATTTGCCATCATGAAGTCCCATGCCATTAATGGCGAAATGGTCTTGATGAAGTCCAAGCGCGACCTCCTCCGCTTTGCGGCGACGTTGGCGGGTTCCCACCACGAGCGTTGGGACGGCAAGGGGTACCCGCGTGGACTCAGGGGCGAGGAAATCCCCTTGGCTGGACGTATTTGTGCCGTTGCCGACGTTTTGGACGCCCTCTCGAGCCCGCGCTGCTATAAGCCCGCCTGGCCCGAAGAAAAGGTGCGTGAAGAGTTTATTAGGCAGCGTGGCGGCCAGTTCCAGCCGGAACTCATCGACGTGCTTGTGGAGCACTGGGACGACGTGTTCGGTTGCTTCCGCAAGGCTCGTGCCGAAATGGAAGCCGCCCAGGCTGCCGCGGCCGCTGCTCAAGCTGCTGACCAGAACCGTGCTGGCTAG